The following are from one region of the Amia ocellicauda isolate fAmiCal2 chromosome 1, fAmiCal2.hap1, whole genome shotgun sequence genome:
- the eva1aa gene encoding protein eva-1 homolog A isoform X2 translates to MGQKPLWEPADDREQPMLNHTMESRAVGTQMALISNVMAAYTYISEHPERAALCFVGGVCLGLVLTLCALVVQISCRTDCRTPLPQPRPRRADSDSGSSDSDSDWDSSSDLSARRHRRFERTLNMNVFTSAEELERAQRLEERERIIREIWMNGQPDIPGTRSLNRYY, encoded by the exons ATGGGACAGAAGCCCTTGTGGGAGCCTGCGGATGACAGAGAGCAGCCGATGCTGAACCACACCATGGAGTCCAGGGCAGTCGGCACACAGATGGCTCTGATCAGCAATGTGATGGCGGCCTACACCTATATCTCAG AGCACCCTGAGCGAGCGGCACTGTGCTTCGTGGGCGGCGTGTGTCTGGGCCTGGTCCTCACTCTATGCGCACTGGTGGTGCAGATCTCCTGCCGTACCGACTGCAGGACACCCCTCCCCCAGCCACGGCCCCGCAGGGCAGACAGTGACAGCGGCAGTAGCGACAGCGACAGTGACTGGGACTCCTCCTCTGACCTGTCCGCTCGGCGGCACAGGCGCTTCGAGAGGACGCTCAACATGAACGTGTTCACCTCGGCCGAGGAGCTGGAGCGCGCGCAGCGGCTGGAGGAGCGGGAGAGGATCATCCGCGAGATCTGGATGAACGGCCAGCCTGACATCCCGGGCACGCGCAGCCTCAACCGCTACTACTA